Proteins encoded in a region of the Populus alba chromosome 13, ASM523922v2, whole genome shotgun sequence genome:
- the LOC118034457 gene encoding uncharacterized protein isoform X2, whose product MPIISPSPLCQTRISTMFITLKTSPSLFHRYSLHFRSSNSSKYKYRCLLDQIAPVSANVIAAAVASSGSGYLHGAVTSAITHVAVTAVAIASGACLSTRVDFLWPKGEEQPGCFIVDGVDVTGYPIFNEAKVVKAIAFAKKAHHGQFRKTGDPYFTHCIHTARILAMLVPSTGKRAIDTLVAGILHDVVEDTSESLLSIEENFGEDVAKLVAGVSKISYINQLLRRHRRLNVNQGTLGHDEANNLRVMLLGMVNDPRVVLIKLADRLHNMRTIYALQPSKARAVAEETLLIWCSLASRLGLWALKAELEDLCFAVLQPQLFQKMRADLSSMWSSSNRPGYLRRIIAWNEKNSTLGCENSVTIDKDVSTMKDLLEAVVPFDILLDRRKRSKFLNDLGLTSETQTRPKVVQDAGIALASLAVCEEMLERELFISTSYVPGMEVTLSSRLKSLYSIYSKMKRKDVSINKVYDARALRVVVGDKNGTLHGPAIQCCYSLLDIVHRLWTPIDGELDDYIINPKPSGYQSLHTAVQGPDNAPLEVQIRTQKMHEYAEHGLAAHWLYKETGNTLSSIGSTDESETEASSYLSKDIDDQTSIEDDQFQKYQSLKAGHPVLRVERSHLLAAVIIRVEKGGRELLVAVSFGLAASEAVADRRSSFQIKQWEAYARLFKKVSDEWWCEPGHGDWCTCLEKYTFCRDGMYHKVIDLMEEEESEYRAVLSAVFEGKPVDSIASRPSIDTVASTSMEASINNKVRLLRTMLQWEEQLRYEAILGQPKHERKSYSSLESGGLREVVIVCWPHGEIIRLRRGSTAADAARRVGFDGKLVLVNGQLVLPNTELKDGDVVEVRV is encoded by the exons ATGCCCAtcatctctccctctcccttatGCCAAACTCGAATCTCCACAATGTTCATCACCCTAAAAACGTCACCGTCTCTCTTTCACCGATACAGCCTCCATTTCCGCTCCTCTAATTCCTCGAAATACAAATACCGCTGCCTTCTTGACCAAATTGCCCCCGTTTCCGCCAACGTCATCGCTGCCGCCGTCGCCTCCTCTGGTTCTGGCTACCTCCATGGTGCAGTTACCTCTGCAATAACTCACGTAGCTGTTACCGCCGTCGCTATTGCCTCCGGCGCTTGCCTTTCCACCAGGGTGGATTTTTTATGGCCCAAAGGAGAAGAACAACCTg GTTGTTTTATAGTGGACGGGGTTGATGTGACTGGGTACCCGATATTTAATGAGGCCAAG GTGGTTAAGGCTATTGCATTTGCTAAGAAAGCTCACCATGGCCAGTTTCGCAAAACTGGAGACCCTTATTTCACTCACTGTATCCATACTGCTAGAATCTTGGCTATGTTGGTTCCATCTACTGGCAAACGA GCCATCGACACACTTGTTGCTGGGATTCTCCATGATGTGGTTGAAGATACAAGCGAGAGTTTACTCAGTATAGAAGAAAACTTTGGTGAGGATGTGGCAAAGTTAGTAGCTGGTGTTTCCAAAATTAGTTACATAAATCag CTGCTAAGGAGACATCGTAGGCTAAATGTGAACCAGGGTACCCTCGGTCATGATGAG GCAAATAATTTACGAGTGATGCTCTTGGGCATGGTTAATGATCCACGTGTGGTGCTCATCAAGCTTGCAGATCGTCTTCACAACATGAGAACCAT ttaTGCCTTGCAACCTTCAAAGGCTCGAGCTGTAGCTGAAGAGACCTTGCTTATCTGGTGCTCACTTGCTTCTAGACTGGGTTTGTGGGCATTGAAAGCAGAGTTGGAAGATTTATGCTTTGCAGTTCTTCAG CCACAACTATTTCAAAAAATGCGGGCTGACCTATCTTCCATGTGGAGCTCTAGCAATAGACCTGGATATCTGAGAAGAATTATAGCTTGGAATGAGAAAAATTCAACTCTTGGTTGTGAAAATTCTGTGACAATTGACAAAGATGTCTCGACCATGAAG GATCTTTTAGAAGCTGTAGTGCCTTTTGATATCTTGCTAGATCGAAGAAAACGGTCTAAATTTCTTAATGATCTTGGCCTAACATCAGAGACTCAAACAAGACCCAAGGTTGTGCAGGATGCTGGAATTGCTTTAGCATCTCTTGCTGTTTGTGAGGAAATGCTGGAGCGGGAGCTATTTATATCAACTTC TTATGTTCCTGGAATGGAAGTAACTTTATCTAGCAGACTGAAAAGCTTGTATAGCATCTATAGCAAG ATGAAACGAAAAGATGTCAGCATCAATAAAGTATATGATGCCCGTGCTTTGAGAGTGGTTGTTGGAGACAAAAATGGAACTTTACATGGACCTGCTATTCAGTGTTGCTACAGTCTTCTTGACATTGTGCATAG GCTTTGGACTCCAATAGATGGTGAACTTGATGATTACATTATTAATCCAAAGCCTAGTGGTTATCAg TCTCTACACACTGCAGTACAAGGTCCCGATAATGCACCTTTGGAAGTCCAAATAAGAACACAG AAAATGCACGAGTATGCTGAACATGGACTTGCTGCCCACTGGCTTTACAAAGAAACTGGAAACACGTTGTCTTCCATTGGAAGCACTGATGAATCTGAAACTGAAGCATCCTCGTATCTTTCCAAAGATATTGATGATCAAACTTCCATAGAAGATGATCAGTTTCAAAAGTACCAGTCCCTCAAAGCAGGACATCCTGTCCTTAGAGTGGAAAGAAGTCATTTACTGGCTGCTGTTATAATCAG AGTAGAAAAGGGTGGAAGAGAATTGCTTGTTGCTGTTAGCTTTGGATTGGCAGCTTCTGAAGCAGTAGCTGATCGAAGatcttcttttcaaataaaGCAATGGGAAGCTTATGCAAGATTATTTAAGAAG GTATCTGATGAGTGGTGGTGTGAGCCAGGACATGGTGATTGGTGTACTTGCCTTGAAAAGTATACATTTTGTCGTGATGGTATGTACCACAAG GTTATTGATctaatggaagaagaagaatctgaATATAGAGCTGTTCTTTCTGCTGTTTTTGAGGGCAAGCCAGTTGATTCTATTGCATCTAGGCCAAGCATAGACACTGTTGCTTCAACTTCTATGGAAGCTAGCATCAATAATAAG GTGCGTCTTTTAAGGACAATGCTTCAGTGGGAAGAGCAGCTACGATATGAAGCAATTCTTGGGCAACCAAAGCATGAGCGGAAGTCTTATAGTAGTCTTGAATCCGGTGGCCTGAGGGAAGTGGTCATTGTATGTTGGCCTCATGGTGAAATAATCAGGTTAAGAAGGGGTAGCACTGCTGCGGATGCTGCAAGAAGAGTGGGATTTGACGGAAAGCTGGTTTTGGTTAATGGTCAGTTGGTATTACCCAATACAGAGCTCAAAGATGGTGATGTGGTTGAGGTCAGAGTTTaa
- the LOC118034457 gene encoding uncharacterized protein isoform X1 yields MPIISPSPLCQTRISTMFITLKTSPSLFHRYSLHFRSSNSSKYKYRCLLDQIAPVSANVIAAAVASSGSGYLHGAVTSAITHVAVTAVAIASGACLSTRVDFLWPKGEEQPGCFIVDGVDVTGYPIFNEAKVVKAIAFAKKAHHGQFRKTGDPYFTHCIHTARILAMLVPSTGKRAIDTLVAGILHDVVEDTSESLLSIEENFGEDVAKLVAGVSKISYINQLLRRHRRLNVNQGTLGHDEANNLRVMLLGMVNDPRVVLIKLADRLHNMRTIYALQPSKARAVAEETLLIWCSLASRLGLWALKAELEDLCFAVLQPQLFQKMRADLSSMWSSSNRPGYLRRIIAWNEKNSTLGCENSVTIDKDVSTMKDLLEAVVPFDILLDRRKRSKFLNDLGLTSETQTRPKVVQDAGIALASLAVCEEMLERELFISTSYVPGMEVTLSSRLKSLYSIYSKMKRKDVSINKVYDARALRVVVGDKNGTLHGPAIQCCYSLLDIVHRLWTPIDGELDDYIINPKPSGYQSLHTAVQGPDNAPLEVQIRTQKMHEYAEHGLAAHWLYKETGNTLSSIGSTDESETEASSYLSKDIDDQTSIEDDQFQKYQSLKAGHPVLRVERSHLLAAVIIRVEKGGRELLVAVSFGLAASEAVADRRSSFQIKQWEAYARLFKKVSDEWWCEPGHGDWCTCLEKYTFCRDGMYHKQDQFERLLPTFIQVIDLMEEEESEYRAVLSAVFEGKPVDSIASRPSIDTVASTSMEASINNKVRLLRTMLQWEEQLRYEAILGQPKHERKSYSSLESGGLREVVIVCWPHGEIIRLRRGSTAADAARRVGFDGKLVLVNGQLVLPNTELKDGDVVEVRV; encoded by the exons ATGCCCAtcatctctccctctcccttatGCCAAACTCGAATCTCCACAATGTTCATCACCCTAAAAACGTCACCGTCTCTCTTTCACCGATACAGCCTCCATTTCCGCTCCTCTAATTCCTCGAAATACAAATACCGCTGCCTTCTTGACCAAATTGCCCCCGTTTCCGCCAACGTCATCGCTGCCGCCGTCGCCTCCTCTGGTTCTGGCTACCTCCATGGTGCAGTTACCTCTGCAATAACTCACGTAGCTGTTACCGCCGTCGCTATTGCCTCCGGCGCTTGCCTTTCCACCAGGGTGGATTTTTTATGGCCCAAAGGAGAAGAACAACCTg GTTGTTTTATAGTGGACGGGGTTGATGTGACTGGGTACCCGATATTTAATGAGGCCAAG GTGGTTAAGGCTATTGCATTTGCTAAGAAAGCTCACCATGGCCAGTTTCGCAAAACTGGAGACCCTTATTTCACTCACTGTATCCATACTGCTAGAATCTTGGCTATGTTGGTTCCATCTACTGGCAAACGA GCCATCGACACACTTGTTGCTGGGATTCTCCATGATGTGGTTGAAGATACAAGCGAGAGTTTACTCAGTATAGAAGAAAACTTTGGTGAGGATGTGGCAAAGTTAGTAGCTGGTGTTTCCAAAATTAGTTACATAAATCag CTGCTAAGGAGACATCGTAGGCTAAATGTGAACCAGGGTACCCTCGGTCATGATGAG GCAAATAATTTACGAGTGATGCTCTTGGGCATGGTTAATGATCCACGTGTGGTGCTCATCAAGCTTGCAGATCGTCTTCACAACATGAGAACCAT ttaTGCCTTGCAACCTTCAAAGGCTCGAGCTGTAGCTGAAGAGACCTTGCTTATCTGGTGCTCACTTGCTTCTAGACTGGGTTTGTGGGCATTGAAAGCAGAGTTGGAAGATTTATGCTTTGCAGTTCTTCAG CCACAACTATTTCAAAAAATGCGGGCTGACCTATCTTCCATGTGGAGCTCTAGCAATAGACCTGGATATCTGAGAAGAATTATAGCTTGGAATGAGAAAAATTCAACTCTTGGTTGTGAAAATTCTGTGACAATTGACAAAGATGTCTCGACCATGAAG GATCTTTTAGAAGCTGTAGTGCCTTTTGATATCTTGCTAGATCGAAGAAAACGGTCTAAATTTCTTAATGATCTTGGCCTAACATCAGAGACTCAAACAAGACCCAAGGTTGTGCAGGATGCTGGAATTGCTTTAGCATCTCTTGCTGTTTGTGAGGAAATGCTGGAGCGGGAGCTATTTATATCAACTTC TTATGTTCCTGGAATGGAAGTAACTTTATCTAGCAGACTGAAAAGCTTGTATAGCATCTATAGCAAG ATGAAACGAAAAGATGTCAGCATCAATAAAGTATATGATGCCCGTGCTTTGAGAGTGGTTGTTGGAGACAAAAATGGAACTTTACATGGACCTGCTATTCAGTGTTGCTACAGTCTTCTTGACATTGTGCATAG GCTTTGGACTCCAATAGATGGTGAACTTGATGATTACATTATTAATCCAAAGCCTAGTGGTTATCAg TCTCTACACACTGCAGTACAAGGTCCCGATAATGCACCTTTGGAAGTCCAAATAAGAACACAG AAAATGCACGAGTATGCTGAACATGGACTTGCTGCCCACTGGCTTTACAAAGAAACTGGAAACACGTTGTCTTCCATTGGAAGCACTGATGAATCTGAAACTGAAGCATCCTCGTATCTTTCCAAAGATATTGATGATCAAACTTCCATAGAAGATGATCAGTTTCAAAAGTACCAGTCCCTCAAAGCAGGACATCCTGTCCTTAGAGTGGAAAGAAGTCATTTACTGGCTGCTGTTATAATCAG AGTAGAAAAGGGTGGAAGAGAATTGCTTGTTGCTGTTAGCTTTGGATTGGCAGCTTCTGAAGCAGTAGCTGATCGAAGatcttcttttcaaataaaGCAATGGGAAGCTTATGCAAGATTATTTAAGAAG GTATCTGATGAGTGGTGGTGTGAGCCAGGACATGGTGATTGGTGTACTTGCCTTGAAAAGTATACATTTTGTCGTGATGGTATGTACCACAAG CAAGATCAATTTGAGCGCCTATTGCCAACCTTCATCCAGGTTATTGATctaatggaagaagaagaatctgaATATAGAGCTGTTCTTTCTGCTGTTTTTGAGGGCAAGCCAGTTGATTCTATTGCATCTAGGCCAAGCATAGACACTGTTGCTTCAACTTCTATGGAAGCTAGCATCAATAATAAG GTGCGTCTTTTAAGGACAATGCTTCAGTGGGAAGAGCAGCTACGATATGAAGCAATTCTTGGGCAACCAAAGCATGAGCGGAAGTCTTATAGTAGTCTTGAATCCGGTGGCCTGAGGGAAGTGGTCATTGTATGTTGGCCTCATGGTGAAATAATCAGGTTAAGAAGGGGTAGCACTGCTGCGGATGCTGCAAGAAGAGTGGGATTTGACGGAAAGCTGGTTTTGGTTAATGGTCAGTTGGTATTACCCAATACAGAGCTCAAAGATGGTGATGTGGTTGAGGTCAGAGTTTaa
- the LOC118034457 gene encoding uncharacterized protein isoform X3, with translation MRPRQVVKAIAFAKKAHHGQFRKTGDPYFTHCIHTARILAMLVPSTGKRAIDTLVAGILHDVVEDTSESLLSIEENFGEDVAKLVAGVSKISYINQLLRRHRRLNVNQGTLGHDEANNLRVMLLGMVNDPRVVLIKLADRLHNMRTIYALQPSKARAVAEETLLIWCSLASRLGLWALKAELEDLCFAVLQPQLFQKMRADLSSMWSSSNRPGYLRRIIAWNEKNSTLGCENSVTIDKDVSTMKDLLEAVVPFDILLDRRKRSKFLNDLGLTSETQTRPKVVQDAGIALASLAVCEEMLERELFISTSYVPGMEVTLSSRLKSLYSIYSKMKRKDVSINKVYDARALRVVVGDKNGTLHGPAIQCCYSLLDIVHRLWTPIDGELDDYIINPKPSGYQSLHTAVQGPDNAPLEVQIRTQKMHEYAEHGLAAHWLYKETGNTLSSIGSTDESETEASSYLSKDIDDQTSIEDDQFQKYQSLKAGHPVLRVERSHLLAAVIIRVEKGGRELLVAVSFGLAASEAVADRRSSFQIKQWEAYARLFKKVSDEWWCEPGHGDWCTCLEKYTFCRDGMYHKQDQFERLLPTFIQVIDLMEEEESEYRAVLSAVFEGKPVDSIASRPSIDTVASTSMEASINNKVRLLRTMLQWEEQLRYEAILGQPKHERKSYSSLESGGLREVVIVCWPHGEIIRLRRGSTAADAARRVGFDGKLVLVNGQLVLPNTELKDGDVVEVRV, from the exons ATGAGGCCAAG GCAGGTGGTTAAGGCTATTGCATTTGCTAAGAAAGCTCACCATGGCCAGTTTCGCAAAACTGGAGACCCTTATTTCACTCACTGTATCCATACTGCTAGAATCTTGGCTATGTTGGTTCCATCTACTGGCAAACGA GCCATCGACACACTTGTTGCTGGGATTCTCCATGATGTGGTTGAAGATACAAGCGAGAGTTTACTCAGTATAGAAGAAAACTTTGGTGAGGATGTGGCAAAGTTAGTAGCTGGTGTTTCCAAAATTAGTTACATAAATCag CTGCTAAGGAGACATCGTAGGCTAAATGTGAACCAGGGTACCCTCGGTCATGATGAG GCAAATAATTTACGAGTGATGCTCTTGGGCATGGTTAATGATCCACGTGTGGTGCTCATCAAGCTTGCAGATCGTCTTCACAACATGAGAACCAT ttaTGCCTTGCAACCTTCAAAGGCTCGAGCTGTAGCTGAAGAGACCTTGCTTATCTGGTGCTCACTTGCTTCTAGACTGGGTTTGTGGGCATTGAAAGCAGAGTTGGAAGATTTATGCTTTGCAGTTCTTCAG CCACAACTATTTCAAAAAATGCGGGCTGACCTATCTTCCATGTGGAGCTCTAGCAATAGACCTGGATATCTGAGAAGAATTATAGCTTGGAATGAGAAAAATTCAACTCTTGGTTGTGAAAATTCTGTGACAATTGACAAAGATGTCTCGACCATGAAG GATCTTTTAGAAGCTGTAGTGCCTTTTGATATCTTGCTAGATCGAAGAAAACGGTCTAAATTTCTTAATGATCTTGGCCTAACATCAGAGACTCAAACAAGACCCAAGGTTGTGCAGGATGCTGGAATTGCTTTAGCATCTCTTGCTGTTTGTGAGGAAATGCTGGAGCGGGAGCTATTTATATCAACTTC TTATGTTCCTGGAATGGAAGTAACTTTATCTAGCAGACTGAAAAGCTTGTATAGCATCTATAGCAAG ATGAAACGAAAAGATGTCAGCATCAATAAAGTATATGATGCCCGTGCTTTGAGAGTGGTTGTTGGAGACAAAAATGGAACTTTACATGGACCTGCTATTCAGTGTTGCTACAGTCTTCTTGACATTGTGCATAG GCTTTGGACTCCAATAGATGGTGAACTTGATGATTACATTATTAATCCAAAGCCTAGTGGTTATCAg TCTCTACACACTGCAGTACAAGGTCCCGATAATGCACCTTTGGAAGTCCAAATAAGAACACAG AAAATGCACGAGTATGCTGAACATGGACTTGCTGCCCACTGGCTTTACAAAGAAACTGGAAACACGTTGTCTTCCATTGGAAGCACTGATGAATCTGAAACTGAAGCATCCTCGTATCTTTCCAAAGATATTGATGATCAAACTTCCATAGAAGATGATCAGTTTCAAAAGTACCAGTCCCTCAAAGCAGGACATCCTGTCCTTAGAGTGGAAAGAAGTCATTTACTGGCTGCTGTTATAATCAG AGTAGAAAAGGGTGGAAGAGAATTGCTTGTTGCTGTTAGCTTTGGATTGGCAGCTTCTGAAGCAGTAGCTGATCGAAGatcttcttttcaaataaaGCAATGGGAAGCTTATGCAAGATTATTTAAGAAG GTATCTGATGAGTGGTGGTGTGAGCCAGGACATGGTGATTGGTGTACTTGCCTTGAAAAGTATACATTTTGTCGTGATGGTATGTACCACAAG CAAGATCAATTTGAGCGCCTATTGCCAACCTTCATCCAGGTTATTGATctaatggaagaagaagaatctgaATATAGAGCTGTTCTTTCTGCTGTTTTTGAGGGCAAGCCAGTTGATTCTATTGCATCTAGGCCAAGCATAGACACTGTTGCTTCAACTTCTATGGAAGCTAGCATCAATAATAAG GTGCGTCTTTTAAGGACAATGCTTCAGTGGGAAGAGCAGCTACGATATGAAGCAATTCTTGGGCAACCAAAGCATGAGCGGAAGTCTTATAGTAGTCTTGAATCCGGTGGCCTGAGGGAAGTGGTCATTGTATGTTGGCCTCATGGTGAAATAATCAGGTTAAGAAGGGGTAGCACTGCTGCGGATGCTGCAAGAAGAGTGGGATTTGACGGAAAGCTGGTTTTGGTTAATGGTCAGTTGGTATTACCCAATACAGAGCTCAAAGATGGTGATGTGGTTGAGGTCAGAGTTTaa